Proteins from one Porites lutea chromosome 3, jaPorLute2.1, whole genome shotgun sequence genomic window:
- the LOC140930653 gene encoding uncharacterized protein, which produces MAPFRWPTSFHDICLCKEVLEKNPTSVAEWEKIAEMLSEQFSTPEKPVEVKGRGCRERLDRLLQKYRQDDKRSLKKSGTEEEYTELQQLLHDINSFKRDMEELKNKEIMKKKQKQKQDREKGLQMREAALSGMAKGKCDSDDTSSSSENEESTSTDSKKVSKGKTPRKRATRLSAVKMLEAKYQRKADLKEQELKQRMQEFEFQKQKYEDEASERKEKSKLELEERRLFLSMLKEKL; this is translated from the exons ATGGCTCCATTTCGATGGCCAACTAGTTTCCACGATATTTGCCTTTGTAAAGAGGTCTTAGAAAAAAACCCAACCTCCGTAGCTGAATGGGAAAAGATAGCGGAGATGCTTAGTGAACAATTCAGCACTCCAGAGAAACCGGTGGAAGTGAAAGGAAGAGGATGCAGGGAGCGCCTAGATCGATTGCTACAGAAATATAGGCAGGACGATAAAAGATCTCTCAAAAA ATCAGGAACAGAAGAAGAGTATACAGAGCTCCAGCAGTTATTGCATGATATAAACTCTTTTAAAAGAGATATGGAGgagctaaaaaacaaagaaataatgaagaaaaaacaaaagcaaaaacaggACAGAGAAAAGGGGCTTCAAATGAGAGAGGCTGCTTTATCTGGAATGGCTA AGGGAAAGTGTGACAGTGATGATACCTCCAGCAGCTCTGAGAATGAGGAATCTACTTCCACTGATTCAAAAAAAG TGTCTAAAGGAAAAACTCCAAGGAAGAGAGCTACCAGGCTCTCAGCAGTGAAAATGCTGGAAGCTAAGTACCAAAGAAAGGCAGATCTTAAGGAACAAGAGCTCAAACAAAGGATGcaggaatttgaattccaaaagcaaaaatatgAGGATGAAGCTTCTGAACGTAAAGAGAAGTCTAAATTAGAACTAGAGGAGAGAAGGCTGTTCTTAAGTATGCTAAAAGAGAAACTGTAA
- the LOC140930652 gene encoding uncharacterized protein — MGNPTKTNMAAARRRDFRDLLTVLLYDDDSSSDSSDEEDLDLLFLDAAFGETRTLDKRPNIADLSEIQCEEMFRFGKDDILHLCEALELPEFYTGHQGSVFTGIEALMVMLRRLAYPNRLCDLVDIFGRAEPELSIVFNMIVDDIYTRFNHLLSSLDLTWLDPAHFAQVIHQKGAPLDQCWGFIDGTAQQIARPLRNQQIMFSGHKRIHCIKFQSVMAPNGLIAHLYGPLEGKRHDAFMLGVSGLLPQLERITKPDGEPYVVYGDPAYGISRHIIAPFRGAHLTPLQQQFNSDMSKVRASVEWGFGKISQYFAYLDFHKNLKVLLQPVGKYYAVGALLANCHTCLYGSVTSSFFELEPPSLEVYLSNN, encoded by the exons ATGGGAAatccaacaaaaacaaacatggcggctgcACGGAG GAGAGACTTCAGAGACCTCCTGACGGTCTTGTTGTACGATGATGACAGCAGTTCAGACTCAAGTGATGAAGAAGACCTCGATTTGTTGTTTCTTGACGCGGCGTTTGGAGAGACTCGAACCCTTGACAAGAGACCAAATATTGCCGATCTGAGTGAGATCCAGTGTGAGGAAATGTTTAG ATTTGGAAAAGATGACATTTTACACCTTTGCGAGGCTCTAGAACTACCCGAGTTCTACACTGGTCATCAGGGCTCTGTCTTTACTGGGATTGAGGCCTTGATGGTTATGCTACGAAGACTCGCATATCCTAATAGATTGTGTGATCTGGTTGACATCTTTGGCAGGGCTGAGCCTGAACTTAGCATTGTTTTTAACATG ATTGTAGATGACATCTACACCCGCTTTAATCATCTACTGAGTTCCTTGGACCTAACGTGGCTAGATCCAGCACATTTTGCTCAAGTCATACATCAGAAAGGAGCTCCACTGGACCAGTGCTGGGGGTTTATAGATGGGACTGCCCAACAGATTGCTCGACCTTTGCGTAATCAGCAGATCATGTTCAGTGGGCATAAAAGAATCCACTGCATAAAATTCCAG tCAGTAATGGCTCCTAATGGGTTGATTGCCCACCTGTATGGACCACTAGAGGGAAAGCGACATGATGCCTTTATGTTAGGTGTTAGTGGCCTACTACCACAGCTTGAAAGAATAACTAAACCTGATGGTGAACCATATGTGGTCTATGGAGACCCAGCATATGGAATATCACGCCATATCATAGCTCCATTTCGAGGTGCACATCTGACTCCACTCCAGCAACAATTCAACAGCGACATGAGTAAAGTTCGTGCAAGTGTAGAATGGGGATTTGGTAAAATTTCCCAATATTTTGCATACttggattttcacaaaaatctgaAAGTCCTTCTACAGCCTGTGGGAAAGTATTATGCAGTTGGAGCACTTTTGGCGAACTGCCACACATGCCTCTATGGTTCTGtgacaagttctttttttgAGTTGGAGCCTCCATCCCTTGAAGTATACCTATCCAACAACTAG